The Sedimentisphaera salicampi genome includes a region encoding these proteins:
- the rimO gene encoding 30S ribosomal protein S12 methylthiotransferase RimO, protein MAKNYTITFVSLGCPKNTVDSEAMLAGLAERGFILDSSSENTDFYLVNTCGFIEPAKEEAIEELRRGIQLKKEGKVRFVAAAGCLVERMGRELADALPQIDCLISLCERDKAAEILLKTAKSKGSRKIETASGNKFVSNDSVRLLTTSPGSAYLRISEGCGRGCSFCTIPAIRGPFRSKPKDEIIREAEMLCESGTREVNLIAQDTTGYGKDFGLEEGLCELLEELVKTDLDWIRILYLYPASVSERLLDTIASHKKIVNYIDMPIQHIDNELLKSMRRTDSQEQTAALIEKIRAKLDEPVIRTTVISGYPGETAEKHKRLLEFVKWAEFDALGAFAFCPEKDTPAGKMDGQISEEVKNRRVDEIMRAQQEIAFGKNRNMLGKKLTLLTEGFCEDYTQARYYGQAPEIDSVCALPGEQIEPGKFVKAEVAETSDYDLICRLV, encoded by the coding sequence ATGGCAAAGAATTACACAATAACATTTGTATCTCTGGGCTGCCCTAAAAATACGGTTGACTCGGAGGCGATGCTCGCTGGTTTGGCGGAGCGGGGCTTTATCTTAGACAGCTCCTCTGAGAACACAGATTTCTATCTGGTGAACACGTGCGGATTTATCGAGCCTGCCAAGGAGGAGGCCATCGAGGAGCTCAGGCGGGGAATTCAGCTTAAGAAAGAAGGCAAGGTTCGCTTCGTAGCAGCGGCGGGCTGCCTTGTAGAGCGGATGGGCAGAGAGCTTGCAGATGCCCTGCCCCAGATAGACTGCCTTATCAGCCTCTGCGAGAGGGACAAGGCGGCCGAAATACTCTTAAAAACTGCGAAATCGAAGGGGAGCCGAAAGATTGAAACCGCCTCCGGGAATAAATTCGTCTCCAACGACAGCGTGCGTCTGCTCACAACAAGCCCGGGAAGCGCGTATCTGCGTATAAGCGAGGGCTGCGGGAGGGGCTGCTCTTTCTGCACGATACCGGCAATAAGAGGCCCTTTCAGAAGCAAGCCGAAAGATGAGATAATCCGCGAGGCGGAGATGCTCTGCGAGAGCGGAACGAGAGAGGTGAACCTAATCGCTCAAGATACCACTGGCTACGGGAAAGATTTCGGCCTTGAGGAGGGGCTCTGCGAACTGCTTGAGGAGCTTGTAAAAACAGATTTAGACTGGATAAGGATCCTGTATCTCTATCCGGCCTCTGTGAGCGAGAGGCTTTTAGACACTATTGCCTCGCATAAAAAAATAGTGAACTATATCGATATGCCTATTCAGCACATAGACAACGAGCTGCTCAAATCGATGCGCAGAACAGATTCGCAGGAACAAACCGCAGCACTTATTGAAAAGATAAGGGCAAAGCTCGATGAGCCTGTAATCAGAACAACGGTTATATCAGGGTATCCGGGGGAGACTGCAGAAAAACATAAAAGGCTTTTGGAATTTGTGAAATGGGCAGAATTTGATGCCCTCGGGGCGTTTGCATTCTGCCCCGAAAAAGATACGCCCGCAGGTAAGATGGATGGTCAAATCTCCGAAGAGGTGAAAAACAGGAGGGTGGATGAGATTATGAGAGCCCAGCAGGAAATCGCCTTCGGCAAAAACCGCAATATGCTGGGAAAAAAGCTTACTCTGCTGACCGAGGGCTTCTGCGAAGACTATACGCAGGCAAGGTATTACGGGCAGGCACCGGAGATAGACAGCGTATGCGCTTTGCCCGGAGAGCAGATTGAGCCGGGAAAATTTGTAAAAGCTGAAGTTGCGGAAACAAGCGATTACGACCTTATATGCCGGCTGGTGTGA
- a CDS encoding DUF6884 domain-containing protein: MSKKLLNDLNNYKQGKLKDWIDNFSGEPRIAWYPSAGVDFRDVLYFNEKFSMFQPPRKPEPPQPDIFIHTDYYPWTTSDFLDTTLIHRDEYTEITVAHLEYLSNLNIPLPAELVRFTENKPVTGIVIYMELNIRSDVLGEFQVPLIYAFVENAGFCSKKILKLNGQITHIYLKNWGCGLGGGHSGGRWVLNILEKVGCELLVTDFDLDSNKGCSEGLIADSHVYNIYPELSGNESVSNLEPIRVHGGFKGYTWSLVRERENMKKVILISCSNQKLSHKAPAKELYTSSLFKKSFNYAESLKPDKIFILSAKYGLLSPEQEINPYDKTLNNVDASKRRKWAGKVVSQLIKETDLQNDQFVLLCGNRYREYITGSLANKEIPLEGMRIGEQLRWLTENL; this comes from the coding sequence ATGTCGAAAAAGTTACTGAATGATTTAAATAACTACAAGCAAGGGAAGCTTAAGGATTGGATAGATAACTTTTCTGGAGAACCTCGAATAGCTTGGTATCCTTCTGCTGGTGTTGATTTTAGAGATGTGCTGTATTTTAATGAGAAATTCTCAATGTTCCAGCCTCCTCGAAAGCCTGAACCTCCTCAGCCTGATATTTTCATTCATACTGATTACTACCCTTGGACAACTTCAGATTTTTTAGACACGACTTTAATACACAGGGATGAATATACTGAAATAACTGTAGCTCATTTAGAATATCTGAGCAATTTAAACATACCTTTACCGGCTGAACTTGTTCGCTTCACAGAAAATAAACCAGTAACGGGTATTGTAATTTATATGGAGTTGAATATTAGGTCTGATGTTTTAGGCGAATTTCAGGTTCCGTTAATTTATGCGTTTGTTGAAAATGCGGGTTTCTGTTCAAAAAAAATATTAAAATTGAATGGGCAAATCACCCATATCTATCTTAAGAATTGGGGTTGCGGTTTAGGCGGAGGACATTCAGGCGGCCGTTGGGTTTTGAATATATTGGAAAAAGTGGGTTGCGAGCTTTTGGTTACAGATTTTGATCTGGATTCGAACAAAGGTTGTTCGGAAGGACTTATAGCAGACAGCCACGTTTATAATATCTATCCAGAGCTGAGTGGAAACGAAAGTGTTTCAAATCTTGAGCCCATTAGAGTGCATGGTGGATTCAAAGGATATACATGGTCGTTAGTAAGAGAAAGGGAAAATATGAAAAAAGTTATTTTAATTTCATGTTCAAACCAGAAATTATCTCATAAGGCTCCAGCTAAAGAGCTTTATACAAGTTCACTTTTTAAGAAAAGCTTTAATTATGCAGAATCATTGAAACCTGATAAAATTTTTATTTTGTCAGCAAAATACGGGCTTCTTTCACCTGAGCAGGAAATCAATCCATATGATAAAACTCTGAACAATGTGGATGCTTCTAAAAGGAGGAAATGGGCTGGAAAGGTTGTGAGTCAATTGATTAAAGAAACGGATTTGCAAAATGACCAATTCGTTCTTTTGTGCGGCAACCGATATAGAGAGTACATAACAGGTTCTTTAGCTAACAAAGAAATACCTTTGGAAGGCATGCGAATAGGGGAGCAATTAAGATGGCTGACAGAGAATCTGTAA
- a CDS encoding PEP-CTERM sorting domain-containing protein — translation MKFLLSLIFCVFLVSHLEAILIEDDNRSVYSRSYMHYSTIIDRESKNSDNPDVPGSDYDKTVSSLVSAHSYVGIYGGSASSSAGQQSSILNNDIYIDEINASGTVSGEAENLRVGATILSSATSLFEVTFSFEGIRSYTMDLTMSASDGVWQDGLGEAGANCSMQLIKGTETILDYQIANDTKQVSLEGELPESTYTIVVRGHTYDRVDTTYGNQVTNTEASYDLNMQIVPEPASVFLLGLGGLYFRRKFV, via the coding sequence ATGAAGTTTTTATTAAGTTTGATTTTTTGTGTTTTTTTGGTAAGTCATTTAGAAGCTATTCTGATTGAAGATGATAACAGGTCTGTTTATTCAAGAAGCTATATGCACTACAGTACAATAATAGATCGAGAGTCAAAAAACAGCGACAATCCAGACGTTCCGGGCTCTGATTATGACAAAACAGTTTCTTCGTTAGTTTCTGCTCACAGTTATGTTGGAATTTATGGAGGGTCTGCAAGTTCTTCTGCGGGGCAGCAATCTTCTATTTTAAATAATGATATTTATATAGATGAAATTAATGCTTCAGGCACTGTTTCAGGTGAGGCTGAAAATTTGAGGGTTGGAGCAACAATTTTGTCAAGCGCTACGTCTCTCTTTGAAGTAACTTTCAGTTTTGAGGGAATAAGGAGCTATACTATGGATCTTACTATGAGTGCCTCTGACGGTGTTTGGCAGGATGGTCTTGGCGAAGCTGGTGCCAATTGCTCAATGCAGCTTATTAAAGGAACAGAAACCATTTTAGATTACCAAATTGCAAATGATACAAAACAAGTAAGCTTAGAAGGAGAGCTTCCAGAGAGTACTTACACTATTGTTGTTAGAGGACATACCTACGATAGAGTTGATACTACATATGGGAATCAGGTTACAAATACAGAGGCTAGCTATGATCTTAACATGCAAATTGTACCTGAACCAGCCAGTGTTTTTCTCTTAGGCTTGGGCGGCTTATATTTTAGAAGAAAGTTTGTATAG